In Corylus avellana chromosome ca2, CavTom2PMs-1.0, the following proteins share a genomic window:
- the LOC132171212 gene encoding WRKY transcription factor 28-like → MSDEHRDHHVYYHDLFHDNQKPASNNIAGSSAYNLQGFDPSSYISFTESLQAPMDYNSLASAFGLSPPSSEVFSSIESNPNYKPTTAEVADLGGGGGGGGGGSDIPVVSTPNSSISSSSTEIGAEEDSGKSKKDRLSKEVEDGGESSKKVGKGKKKGEKKLREPRFAFMTKSEVDHLEDGYRWRKYGQKAVKNSPYPRSYYRCTTQKCGVKKRVERSFQDPSVVITTYEGQHNHPVPATLRGNAAGIFPPSMFTPPTGGATPFPHHQDLFQMMNSQGGSAGSNMYSQQNQQYHHHHHHQLPDYGLLQDIIPAMFFKQEP, encoded by the exons ATGTCTGATGAACATAGAGATCATCATGTTTACTACCATGATCTTTTCCATGATAATCAAAAGCCTGCTTCCAATAATATTGCTGGTTCATCAGCATACAATTTGCAGGGATTTGATCCCTCTTCCTACATAAGCTTCACTGAGAGCTTGCAAGCACCCATGGACTACAACTCATTGGCAAGTGCCTTCGGCTTGTCGCCGCCTTCGTCAGAAGTATTTTCTTCTATAGAAAGCAACCCGAATTATAAGCCGACGACGGCGGAAGTTGCAGATTTaggtggcggtggtggtggaggtggtggtggtagtgATATTCCGGTGGTGAGTACTCCCAACTCTTCCATCTCTTCCTCTTCAACTGAGATTGGCGCAGAGGAAGATTCCGGCAAGAGTAAGAAAGATAGGCTGTCAAAAGAAGTAGAAGATGGAGGGGAAAGCTCTAAGAAAGT GgggaaaggaaagaagaaaggagagaaaaagcTAAGGGAGCCACGGTTTGCCTTCATGACCAAGAGTGAGGTTGATCATTTGGAAGATGGATATAGATGGAGAAAATATGGACAGAAGGCTGTCAAAAACAGCCCTTATCCAAG gAGCTATTATCGATGCACCACACAGAAGTGCGGCGTGAAAAAACGCGTAGAGCGATCATTCCAAGATCCATCGGTTGTGATTACAACGTACGAAGGTCAACACAACCACCCAGTTCCCGCAACGCTGAGAGGAAATGCGGCAGGAATTTTCCCACCTTCCATGTTCACACCGCCGACAGGTGGAGCGACGCCGTTTCCTCATCATCAAGACCTCTTCCAAATGATGAACAGCCAAGGTGGCAGTGCAGGATCCAACATGTATTCGCAGCAGAACCAGCAatatcatcaccatcatcatcatcaacttcCTGACTATGGACTTTTACAAGACATAATTCCTGCTATGTTCTTTAAACAAGAGCCATGA